The Candidatus Eisenbacteria bacterium nucleotide sequence AGATCGACATCACCGCCGGACGGGCGCGGGGTGTGCGACTCGCAGGCGGCGAGCGGATCGACGCGGATCTCGTCGTCTGCAACGGGGACGTGTCGTGGACGTACCAACACCTGATCGATCCCCGCCATCGTCCGTCGAACAGCGATCGCAAACTGCTGGGCATGCGCTACAGCATGAGCCTTTTCCTCATCTACTTCGGAACCGACCGGACGTACCCGGACCTCGCCCACCACACGATCGTGCTCGGGCCGCGCTACGAAGGGCTCCTGGACGACGTCTTCCGGCACCGGCGCCTCGCCGCGGACATGAGCCTCTACCTGCACGCGCCGACGCGCTCGGACACCTCGCTCGCGCCGCCGGGCTGTGAGGCCTTCTACGTGCTCTCGCCCGTGCCGAACCTCGCGGCCGACGTGGACTGGGCGACGATCAGGGAGCGCTATCGCGACGCCGTGTACGATCGGCTCGAGCGGACGTGCCTCCCGGATCTGCGCAACCACGTCGTGACCGAGCGTCTGTTCACGCCGGACGACTTCCGGAGCGAGCTCTGGAGCCACCTGGGTGCGGCGTTCAGCTTCGAGCCCACGCTCATGCAGAGCGCCTACTTCCGGGGCCACAACCGGTGCCCCGACGTCCAGAACCTCTACTTCGTCGGCGCCGGCACCCACCCGGGCGCGGGCCTCCCGGGAGTGCTGTCGAGCGCGCGCGTCACCGACTCGCTCATACCGCGGGCCCCGGATGCCCGTGTGCGACCGGCCGAGCGTCGTGCTGCAGCCGGCTGAGAACGCGGCGGCCGACCTGGCCCACTGCCGCGCGGCGATCCACCGGCACTCGCGGAGCTTCTACGCCGCGTCGCGGCTCTTGCCCGCGCGGGTACGGGACGCCGCGGTCGCCACCTATGCGTTCTGCCGCGCCGCCGACGACGCCGTCGACGAGGCCGGGAGCGCGATCGACGCGCGTATCCGGCACGCGGCCGTCCTCCGACGGCTCGATCGCATCTACCGCGGGG carries:
- a CDS encoding phytoene desaturase; protein product: MRAIVIGSGFGGLAAAVRLAIKGYEVTIVEKRDRPGGRAAVFEQDGFTFDAGPTIITAPYLFEDLFALAGRRIADYVRLFPVDPFYRIRFDDGTVFVYSGDPERMRAEVRRVAPDDVAGYEGFMERSRQIFEKGYLELGHVPFLTPWSMARAVPSLVRLECYRSVLGLVRRHIRNPKLRQVFSFHPLLVGGDPQHAPAIYALICHLERTWGVHFAEGGMGAVVQALVRLAEELGVVLRLGAPVEQIDITAGRARGVRLAGGERIDADLVVCNGDVSWTYQHLIDPRHRPSNSDRKLLGMRYSMSLFLIYFGTDRTYPDLAHHTIVLGPRYEGLLDDVFRHRRLAADMSLYLHAPTRSDTSLAPPGCEAFYVLSPVPNLAADVDWATIRERYRDAVYDRLERTCLPDLRNHVVTERLFTPDDFRSELWSHLGAAFSFEPTLMQSAYFRGHNRCPDVQNLYFVGAGTHPGAGLPGVLSSARVTDSLIPRAPDARVRPAERRAAAG